The window ATCCGACCCTGTGGCTGTATCTGCTTGGTAGCGTCAATGCCGCTCGGGAGGACACACAGATTAAGGCCAACGTCCTCGACGTATTTCTGAAAACCGATAAGTCGAAACTTGCGGTCCGGGTCGTGGCCGACATCATGTCGGTTGTCGTCTCCATCTGGCTCACATACTGGGCATGGGATTATTTCGTCTACGCTAAAACAGTGTGGAAAGAGAGCCCGACCCTTTATATCCCCACCTTCTGGGCGGAGTGCTCCCTGTTTATCGGGCTGGTCCTGATGACGTTCTACAGCGGCTGGTACATGCTGACAAACATGCGCAGGCTCGCAACCTTTCCTGCACCGGTAAAGGAGTCTTAAGATGGAAATTGTAACTGCTTCTCTCATCGCCTTGGGCGTTCTGGTCCTGATGCTGACATTTGGCGTAGCGCTGCCGTTTTGTTTCGGTGGTGCGCTGATGACCATGTACTACCTTGCAGATGCCACCATGGAAGGGACCATGGTCTGGGGATACTCTCAGCTTGCAAATCCGGTTCTTCTTTGCATCC of the Desulfosediminicola ganghwensis genome contains:
- a CDS encoding TRAP transporter small permease, which produces MERFFKYILPLLISIVAAVEFYQVLMRYVFELPVMGLDELLIYPTLWLYLLGSVNAAREDTQIKANVLDVFLKTDKSKLAVRVVADIMSVVVSIWLTYWAWDYFVYAKTVWKESPTLYIPTFWAECSLFIGLVLMTFYSGWYMLTNMRRLATFPAPVKES